The sequence CCGGTAACGGTCACGTTGACGGGCTGAGTCATGACGAGCTCCTCACATCTTTCTCGGCCTGGATACCCCCACAGATTACTCGACATCGAGATATCTGCGCCCCGGTGACGATTGCCGCGCCACTCGATCGTCATCACTGTGTCAGACGCCCTCGGGGCGACACACTGAGCACAACCCAAAGGAGATCACCATGCGTTACGCACTGCTGCTGCACAGCTACGAGCCCACCCCCGGCGAGATCCCCCAGGAGGGGTTCGAGGAGATGGAGCGGCTCTTCGACGCCTACGGGAAGGCACTGCAGGCGGCCGGGGTGCTGATCGGCGCCGACATCATGCAGTTCAGCCACGCCACCACCACACTGACCCGCCGCACCGGTAGCACCCAGGTGCAGGACGGACCGTTCGCCGAGACGAAGGAAGCGTTGGCCGGGGTCTTCATCATCGAGGTCCCGGACGCCGACGCGGCCCTGGCCTGGGCGGAGAAGTGCCCGGGGGCGAGCTACGGGTCGGTCGAGATCCGGCCGGTGGCAACCTCGTTGGCCGATGGCACCTGGACCTCGCACGGCCCGGCGTGAGGCACTCCCCCGCCGCCGAGGCGGCCGCAGCAGCGGCACGGGACGGCTACGGCCGGCTGGTGGCGCTGCTCGCGGCCGCGGACGGCGATCTCGCCGCCGCTGAGGACGCTCTCGCGGACGCGCTGGAACGTGCGTTGCGCAGCTGGCCGGACCAGGGTGTGCCGGACAAGCCGGAGGCTTGGTTGCTGACCGTGGCCCGGAATCGGCAGCGGGATCGGTGGAAGTCCGCTGAGGTGCAGCGCACAGCACCGCTGGAACCCGACCGGGACGGTGCCCGTGCGGCGATCATCGAGGACGTGGACCCCGATGCGATCGGGGACCGGCGTCTGGAGCTGATGGGGGTCTGTGCGCACCCGATGATCGATCCGGGGGTGCGCACCCCACTGATGCTGAATGTGGTGCTCGGGTTCACCGCGGCGGAGGTCGCCGCGGCCTTCGCCGTGCCGAAGGCGACGATGGCAACCCGTCTGGTGCGGGCCAAGCGGCGGATCAAGGATCTGCAGCTCACCTTCCACCTCCCGGACCGGAACGAGCTTCCGGGGAGAATGGAGGCGATCCTGGAAGCCGTCTACGGCGCGTACGTGATCGAGTGGGCCGCCTCCGACCCGCAGCCACGCCTGCTGCCACCGGAGGCCGAACGGCTCGCCGAGGTGCTTGCGCAGCTGGCACCAGGTGATGCGGAGGTCCGCGGCCTGGCGGCCCTCGTGCTGCTCTCCGCCGCTCGCGCCCCGGGGCGCACCGATGCAGCGGGGAACTTCGTCCCGCTGGCCGACCAGGACCCGGCCCGCTGGGATACCACGCTGATCGCCCGTGCCCATCAGCACCTGCGCGAGGCCTACGCCCAGCGGAGCCTGGGACGGTTCCAGGTAGAGGCAGCGATCCAGGCGACGCACTGTGCCCGCCGGCCCGGCGCCGTCATCGACTGGTCCACCTTGAAGCAGCTGCACACCACGCTGCACCGGCTCGCGCCCACCCACGGCAGCGCGACAGCGCTGGCCGCGGTCCTGGCCGAGACCGACGGCCCGGCACCGGCTCTGGCTCTTCTCGATGAGGCGGTGCCGGAGTCGGTGGCGTTCCAGCCGGCCTGGGCCACCCGGGCGAACCTGCTCGCTACTCTCCGGCGGCCGGCAGCGGCAGCGGCCGCCTACGACCGGGCGATCGCCCTGACCACCCGGCCAGCGGAACGGGACTACCTCACCGGGCGGCGCCACGCCGTCGACCCGGAGCAGAGCTGAACCACCGGCAGCGGCGGCTTTCAGCAACTTCTCAGCCTCGTCTGCAAAGATCGGTGCTGTTCACCGACTTCTTTCGACGGGACCTCGCATGACCAGCCAGACCGACACGGTCGACTACGACACCGGCGATGTGGCCACGGCGGTAGCTCCGCCGAGCCTGTTCGCCCGGTTTGCCGCCGAGTTCCTCGGCACCTTCCTGCTGGTGTTCATCGGCTTCGGAGTGACCCTGTACAGCGGTGTCATCACCAACCCGGACGAGAGCCTGCGGATGCTCTCCTGGGGCGTGGCGCTGCTGGTGGCCATCGCCCTGTTCGGGCATGTCTCCGGCGGACACTTCAACCCCGCGGTGACACTCGGTTCGGCGATCGTGGGCCGGACGTCCTGGGCTGACGTGCTGGTCTACTGGGTGGGTCAGCTGGCCGGCGCCGCCGGCGCAGCAGGCCTGCTGTTCCTGACCATCCCGGCGGCGCTGCCCACCGCGGTGGGCGCGGCGTCGAAGCAAGCGATGTTCAACACCAACGCCAGCGGCTACGGCGAGCACTCGATGGTCGGCCAGCTCTCCAGCGGGCAGGTGTCCTCCGATCTGGTACCGGTGCTGCTGATCGAGGTGATCGCCACCGCGCTGTTCGTCGGGGTGGCGCTGATGGCGCACCGCTGGGTCGGCGGCAAGCGAGTGTCCGCGGGCGTGGTAACCGGTCTGGCCTACGGCGCGCTGTCGGTGACCGCCTACACCCTCAGTGGTGGAGCGTTGAACCCGGCCCGGGCCACTGCAGGTGCGGTCTTCGCCGAGGGCTGGGCACTGGGTCAGCTCTGGCTGTTCTGGGCGGCGCCGATCGTCGGTGCGGTGATCGCCGCTCTGCTGGTGAGCGTGTTCGCCCCGGACCCGCTGCCCGTCTACGACGACGAGGACTACGACGAGGACGAGGACGTCGACGAGGAGTACGACGACGGCGAGGACACCGACCACGAGGTGGAGCTGGACGGCGAGGGCCAGGACAGTGCCACGGCCGACGACCCGGGCAGCATCCCGGAGGAGAGCACCGGCCGGGACGACGCCTTCACCGAGGACTACGACGTGACGGCCGACTACGACGAGGACACTCCGGCGCAGCCCGACAAGGCCGAGTCCACCGACGCTGAGCCGCAGGCCGAGGCCGGCAAGGACGACGACGAGCCGGACACCACGCCGGGCCGCTGACCGGCTGACCCGCCATCCCTGGGCGGCGGGCTCACATATTCTGCGCAGTGAGCGCGAGCACGGCCATCAGTACCCCGCCGCCCATCAGCACGGTGACGTCGAACGCGCGCGAACGCGCCGAGATGCCGTACGGCGGGCGGCGGGCGACTGCGCGGACGAAGCCGAGCGCCACCAGCTCGACCGCGAGCGCCACCCCGCCGGCCCGGGGACCGAGGAGGAA is a genomic window of Ruania zhangjianzhongii containing:
- a CDS encoding YciI family protein encodes the protein MRYALLLHSYEPTPGEIPQEGFEEMERLFDAYGKALQAAGVLIGADIMQFSHATTTLTRRTGSTQVQDGPFAETKEALAGVFIIEVPDADAALAWAEKCPGASYGSVEIRPVATSLADGTWTSHGPA
- a CDS encoding RNA polymerase sigma factor, encoding MRHSPAAEAAAAAARDGYGRLVALLAAADGDLAAAEDALADALERALRSWPDQGVPDKPEAWLLTVARNRQRDRWKSAEVQRTAPLEPDRDGARAAIIEDVDPDAIGDRRLELMGVCAHPMIDPGVRTPLMLNVVLGFTAAEVAAAFAVPKATMATRLVRAKRRIKDLQLTFHLPDRNELPGRMEAILEAVYGAYVIEWAASDPQPRLLPPEAERLAEVLAQLAPGDAEVRGLAALVLLSAARAPGRTDAAGNFVPLADQDPARWDTTLIARAHQHLREAYAQRSLGRFQVEAAIQATHCARRPGAVIDWSTLKQLHTTLHRLAPTHGSATALAAVLAETDGPAPALALLDEAVPESVAFQPAWATRANLLATLRRPAAAAAAYDRAIALTTRPAERDYLTGRRHAVDPEQS
- a CDS encoding MIP/aquaporin family protein; protein product: MTSQTDTVDYDTGDVATAVAPPSLFARFAAEFLGTFLLVFIGFGVTLYSGVITNPDESLRMLSWGVALLVAIALFGHVSGGHFNPAVTLGSAIVGRTSWADVLVYWVGQLAGAAGAAGLLFLTIPAALPTAVGAASKQAMFNTNASGYGEHSMVGQLSSGQVSSDLVPVLLIEVIATALFVGVALMAHRWVGGKRVSAGVVTGLAYGALSVTAYTLSGGALNPARATAGAVFAEGWALGQLWLFWAAPIVGAVIAALLVSVFAPDPLPVYDDEDYDEDEDVDEEYDDGEDTDHEVELDGEGQDSATADDPGSIPEESTGRDDAFTEDYDVTADYDEDTPAQPDKAESTDAEPQAEAGKDDDEPDTTPGR
- a CDS encoding DUF3017 domain-containing protein → MSRSQPAADGPVRRRRRPTMWVALAGIVLALLATFLLGPRAGGVALAVELVALGFVRAVARRPPYGISARSRAFDVTVLMGGGVLMAVLALTAQNM